From a region of the Podarcis muralis chromosome 16, rPodMur119.hap1.1, whole genome shotgun sequence genome:
- the STX2 gene encoding syntaxin-2 isoform X3, with product MRDRLAELAARTQNEDGEASVVVENDHYMEDFFQQVEEVRKYITKIADVVEEVKKKHSVILSATHPKDTIEQNLARHDNVNRTSADVRIRKSQHTVLARKFVEVMTTYNTTQTCFRERTKDQIRRQLEITGKNTSDEELEEMLESGNLSIFTSDIILDTKITREALDEIESRHKDIIKLESSIHELHEMFMDMAMLVEVQGDMVNSIEKNVMNAVDYVEHAKEETKKAVKYQSKARRKKWIILIIVLVVLAVLALIIGLSVGIK from the exons cgcACCCAAAATGAAGATGGAGAGGCTTCCGTTGTTGTTGAAAATGACCATTATATGGAAGACTTCTTCCAGCAG GTTGAGGAAGTTAGAAAGTACATTACCAAAATAGCAGACGTTGTGGAAGAAGTGAAGAAGAAGCACAGCGTTATTCTTTCTGCCACACATCCTAAAGACA CCATAGAACAAAATTTAGCTCGACATGATAATGTTAATCGAACTTCAGCTGATGTCAGAATACGAAAATCACAG CATACAGTGTTGGCCCGGAAGTTTGTGGAGGTCATGACAACATATAATACAACCCAGACATGCTTTCGGGAACGTACCAAGGATCAGATACGGCGGCAGCTAGAAATAA CTGGAAAAAACACTTCTGATGAAGAGCTGGAAGAAATGCTGGAAAGTGGCAATCTTTCTATCTTCACTTCTGAC ATTATTTTAGACACCAAAATTACTAGAGAAGCTCTTGATGAAATCGAGTCACGTCACAAAGATATTATAAAACTGGAATCCAGTATACATGAGCTGCACGAAATGTTTATGGACATGGCAATGCTTGTTGAGGTTCAG GGTGACATGGTCAACAGCATAGAGAAAAATGTGATGAATGCAGTCGATTATGTAGAGCATGCAAAAGAAGAGACGAAAAAGGCAGTTAAATACCAAAGCAAGGCTCGCAGG AAAAAGTGGATAATTCTCATTATAGTGCTGGTGGTGCTTGCTGTACTTGCTTTAATAATTGGCTTGTCGGTCGGGATTAAGTGA
- the STX2 gene encoding syntaxin-2 isoform X1 yields the protein MRDRLAELAARTQNEDGEASVVVENDHYMEDFFQQVEEVRKYITKIADVVEEVKKKHSVILSATHPKDKTKEELEELNKEIRKTANIVRAKLKTIEQNLARHDNVNRTSADVRIRKSQHTVLARKFVEVMTTYNTTQTCFRERTKDQIRRQLEITGKNTSDEELEEMLESGNLSIFTSDIILDTKITREALDEIESRHKDIIKLESSIHELHEMFMDMAMLVEVQGDMVNSIEKNVMNAVDYVEHAKEETKKAVKYQSKARRKKWIILIIVLVVLAVLALIIGLSVGIK from the exons cgcACCCAAAATGAAGATGGAGAGGCTTCCGTTGTTGTTGAAAATGACCATTATATGGAAGACTTCTTCCAGCAG GTTGAGGAAGTTAGAAAGTACATTACCAAAATAGCAGACGTTGTGGAAGAAGTGAAGAAGAAGCACAGCGTTATTCTTTCTGCCACACATCCTAAAGACA AAACAAAGGAAGAACTTGAAGAACTGAACAAAGAGATCAGGAAAACAGCAAATATCGTCCGTGCTAAATTGAAAA CCATAGAACAAAATTTAGCTCGACATGATAATGTTAATCGAACTTCAGCTGATGTCAGAATACGAAAATCACAG CATACAGTGTTGGCCCGGAAGTTTGTGGAGGTCATGACAACATATAATACAACCCAGACATGCTTTCGGGAACGTACCAAGGATCAGATACGGCGGCAGCTAGAAATAA CTGGAAAAAACACTTCTGATGAAGAGCTGGAAGAAATGCTGGAAAGTGGCAATCTTTCTATCTTCACTTCTGAC ATTATTTTAGACACCAAAATTACTAGAGAAGCTCTTGATGAAATCGAGTCACGTCACAAAGATATTATAAAACTGGAATCCAGTATACATGAGCTGCACGAAATGTTTATGGACATGGCAATGCTTGTTGAGGTTCAG GGTGACATGGTCAACAGCATAGAGAAAAATGTGATGAATGCAGTCGATTATGTAGAGCATGCAAAAGAAGAGACGAAAAAGGCAGTTAAATACCAAAGCAAGGCTCGCAGG AAAAAGTGGATAATTCTCATTATAGTGCTGGTGGTGCTTGCTGTACTTGCTTTAATAATTGGCTTGTCGGTCGGGATTAAGTGA